The following coding sequences lie in one Desulfurella sp. genomic window:
- a CDS encoding DUF2283 domain-containing protein, with amino-acid sequence MKITYDSKYNISYIKFRDSTEEVETIKISDEINIDISLDGKMTA; translated from the coding sequence ATGAAAATCACTTACGATTCAAAATATAATATTTCCTACATAAAATTCAGAGATTCAACTGAGGAAGTTGAAACAATAAAAATAAGCGACGAAATTAACATAGACATTTCTCTAGATGGCAAAATGACGGCATAG